From the genome of Thauera chlorobenzoica:
CATCGTATGCAACTGCCTGGATGTCGCCGAGGCCGACATCGCCGCGGCGATCGCCGGTGGCGATGACTTTCAGGCGCTGCAGCAAAAGCTCCGCTGCGGCAGCTCCTGCGGCTCCTGCGTGGCCGAGATCCGCAGGATGCTTCGGGCATCGGGACGGTAGCCCCGGCGGGCGGCGCGTGCTTCCGCTCCATCCCAGAGACATGACGAAAACGTGTACGATTGGCGCCCGGCCGGGACGCCGACAAAACAACGATTTCGCCTGGAGACGCGATGCTTTCGAAGATGAGGGTGGCCACCAAACTGACGATTGGGTTCGGACTGGTGATCGTGCTGCTGCTCGCGGTATCGGCGATCAGCCTGCTGCGCATGAGCGAGCTGAACGGCCAGTTGCACGTCGTCGGCGGGCAGTTGTGGCCGCGGGTGGCGATGCTGGGGGAAGTCCGCCACGAATCGAACACGATCGCGATCGCCCTGCGCAGCATGATGCTGGCCGAAAACGGGGCCGATCGGGCACGCAGCCGCGAGGTGGTGATGGCCGGGCGGCAGTCGATCAATGAAAATCTCGAGCGCCTGGACCAGCTCGCGACCCATCCGCGCGACCGGGAACTGCTCGAGGCGATCCGGCGCGAGCGTGCGCGTTACATCGTCGGGCAGGATCAACTGATCGAGCTCATTTCGAACGAGCACCTGCCCGAGGCGCGCGCCTACCTGAACAACGCGCTGCGGCCGCAGCTGGCCGACTACCAGAGCGCGATCGCGGCGGCGGCGGAGTTCCAGAGCCAGTCGCTGCATGCCGGCATCGACCAGGCCGCCACCGCCACCGAGGCGGCGCGGCTGCAGGTGCTCGTTTCCGCCGGGGCGGCCCTGGTCGTGGCCCTGCTCGCCGGCTTCCTGATCATGCGCAGCCTGGCACGCGAGATGGGGGGCGAGCCGGGCTATGCGGCCAAGGTCGCGCACCGGGTCGCGGAAGGCGACTTTACCGCGAAGGTGGTGTTGCGCTCCGGAGACCGCACGAGCCTGCTCGCGGCGATGAAGGAGATGGTCGGCAAGCTGTCGATGGCATTCGGCGAGATCCATGCCGCCGGTGGCGCGCTCGTTGCCGCCTCGGAGGAAGTGGGCACGTCCGTGCAGCAGCAGGCGGCGATGTCGAGCCAGATGTCTTCGGCGGTGGCCGAAATCACCTCGACGATGGAGGAATTTTCCGCCTCCTCGTCGGAGATCGCCCAGAACGCCGCGGTGGTGGTCGACATGGCGCAACAGACCCTGGCCAACAGCCGCAAGGGGGCAGAAGGCGTGCGCATGGTGCTCGAGCGCATGGAGGACATCCGCAACGACAACGAGCACAACCTGCGCGAGATCATGGCCCTGGGCGCGCGCTCGAAGGAAATCGGCCGGATCATGGAGATCATCAACGCGGTCGCGGACCAGACCCGGTTGATCGCGTTCAACGCCGCGCTCGAAGCGTCCAGCGCCGGCGAGGCCGGCCGGCGCTTTTCCGTGGTGGCGGCGGAGATCCGCCGTCTGGCCGACAGCGTCGCCGACTCCTCGGAAGATGTCGCGGCCAAGGTCGGCGAGATCCAGGACTCGATCAACCGCCTGGTCGTCACCTCCGAGAAGAGCGCGAGCGTGATCGTGGCCGGCACCGAAGCCAGCGACGAGGCGGCGCACAACCTCGACGAGATCCTCGAAACCGCAGCCGGCACCGACAGCGCGGCGCAGCAGATTTCGCTCGCCACCCAGCAGCAGAAGACCGCGAGCACCCAGGTCGTGGTGGCGCTGCGCGAGATCGTCGGCGCCAACCGCCACGGCGCCCAATCCACCGAGCGCGTCGTCCAGGTGGGCAAGGAGCTGAAGCGGCTGGCGGCGGACCTGTTCGAAACCACCCGCCGCTTCAGGTACGGAGACGATGACGGCGGGGGCCGCCGTGCCGACGCGGCGGCGCCCGGGGCATGAATCCTGCCGCCCTCCAGCGGCCGCTGCGCGTGCTCGTGGCCGACGACAGTGCGGTGGCGCGCGGCGTCATCCGCGCCTGCCTCGAGCGTGACCGGAGCATCGAGATCGTCGCCGAGGCCGGCAACGGCTTGCAGGCGGTGGAGCTGGCGCAGACGCTGCGCCCGGACCTGGTGACGATGGACCTCGACATGCCGGTGCTGGGCGGGCTCGATGCGATCGAGCGGATCATGGCGCATCGCGCCGTGCCGATCCTGGTGATCACCAGCGCCGACGCCGCCGCGATTGCCGGCGAGGCGATCCAGCGCGGAGCGCTCGAAGTCGTCCGCAAGCCCCGCTGCAGCGAAGAGGGAGCGCGCGATCTCGTCGCCCGCATCCGCCTGCTCGCCGGCGTGCCGGTGATCACCCGGCGCTTCCGCATCGACCCGGAGCCGTCCGCGCCGCCACCCGGTTTCGCGCCGCACCGGCCCGTTCCGGCGCCGGCGGGGGAGGGCGCGAAGGGGCGCATCGTCGCCATCGCCGCCTCGACCGGTGGCCCCCAGGCGCTGGCCCGCATCCTGCCCCGGCTGCCGTCCACTTTCCGCGCCCCGGTGGTGATCGCCCAGCACATCTCCGAGGGCTTCGCCGAGGGGATGGTGGGGTGGCTGGCGGGACTGTGCGCGCTGCCGGTCGTGCTCGCCTGCGACGGCCAGCGGCTCGAGGCCGGGCACGTCTATGTTTCGCCGCCCGAGCGCAATCTGGTGGTCACCGCTGCCCGCCGCCTGGCGCTGGTCGAGCCCTCGGCGACCGATGTCCACCACCCGAGCTGTGATGTTCTGCTGTATTCGGTGGCCAAGGTGTTCGGTGCCGGTGCGATCGGCGTGATCCTGTCGGGCATGGGGCGCGATGGTGCCCGCGGCCTGGGCGCGCTGCGCGCGGCCGGTGGGGTCACGATCGCCCAGGATGAAGCCTCGTCGGTAGTGTTCGGGATGAACCGGATGGCGATCGAGCAGGGGGCGGTGGAGCGCGTGCTGCCTGTGGACCGGATCGGCGACGAGATCCTGGCGCTGCTTGCAGACCGGAGACGGCGATGAGCCAGGCGCCGCTCGATGCCATCGGCGAGCTGATCGCCGCGCGTTTCGGACTCGTGTTCGAGGGGGCGGCGGGACGACGCCTGGCGAGCGCGGTGGCGGCCCGCATCGAGGCCCGCCAGCTGGCCGGCGCGGCCCGCTATCTGGCCCTGCTCGAGGACGATGAGGACGAGCAGCGAACGCTGGCCGAGCAGCTGACCGTGCATGAAACCTATTTCTTCCGGGAGGCGGAACAGATCCGTTTTGTCGCGGATACCCTCGTTCCGCGCCTGCTGGCGACAGGAAAGGACGGCATGCCGCTGCGCATCCTCAGCGCCGGCTGCTCTTCGGGGGAGGAGCCGTATTCGCTGGCGATCGCGCTGTTCGAGCGGTACCGCGAGCGTACCCCCGAGCTGTTTTCGATCACCGCCGGTGATCTCTCCCGGCCCATGTTGGCGCGGGCGCGTCAGGCGCAGTACTCGGAGTTTTCCTTTCGCGGGGTCGATGCGGAGCTCCGTGCGCGCTATTTCGACTTCGCCGGCGGCCACTACCGGCTGCGGCCCTTCGTGCGGGCGGTGGTCGGCTTTTGCGAGCTCAACCTGATCGAGCCCGCTTTCCCCGAAGGGACAGCGCCCTTCGACATCGTGTTCATGCGCAACGTCAGCATCTATTTCGAGAAGGCGGTCCGGCGCCGGATTCTCGAGGCCCTCGCCGGCTGGATGCGGCCCGGTGCGCTGCTGGTCACCGGGGTCGCGGAGACGCTCGCCAACGACCTCGGCGTGTTCGAGCTCGTCGAGGAAGCGGGGCTGTTCCATTTTTCCCGTCCGTCGGCGCCGTCCGCCGGGGGGCGCATTGCCTCCGCCGGGCGGGAGGGCGTGCGCACACCGGATGGCAGGGGGCGGATGCCTCCTTTCGTGCGTACGCCGACCAGCGCGCCGCCGCGTCCGCCCCTGAAACCCGGGTTGCGGCCGGCAATCGCGGCCCGGCCGGCGCGCACCGGGCCGGTTTTGCGCGCGCGCGCCGCTCCTCCCGTGGGGGGCGCTGCGCCGCTCGACCTGGGCGAATTGATCGGGCTGGTGCACGACGAACGCTATGAGCAGGCCTGGCCGCTGGTATCGGTGCGCCTGCAGGCCGACCCCGAGGATCATGCGGCACTGCTGCTCGGGGCCTACATCAGCCTCAACCGGCAACGTTTCGACGAAGCGAGGGCGGCGGCCCTGGGGGCGCTCGCACGCGATGCGTGGTCGGTGGAGGCGCATTACCTGCTCGGGCTGATCGACAAGTGGCGTGGCGAGCTGACGGCTGCGGCGGAATGGTTCAAGAAGGCGGTTTATCTGAACCGGCACTGCTGGCCGGCCCATTTCCACCTCGGCAGCCTCTATGCACAGCAGGGCGAAGTCACTGCCGCGCGGCGCGCCTGGCGGGCGGTGCTGCAGCTGCTCGACGCCGCAGGTGGGGGCGGCCCGGGTATCGCCATCCTCCCCGTCGGCCTGCGCCCGGCGGAAGTGCGCTTTCTCTGCGAGCGCCGTCTGGGCGGTGAATTGCAGCTGTCCGGAAGCGGAGGCTGAGGGCGGTGGCGATCGACATCGGCCGCTTCATGGATCGTTTCGTCGAGGAGGCGAGGGAGCACCTCGGCCGCCTCGGGGCAGGCGTGGCTGCCCTGGAAGCCGGCCACGCCGATGCCGAGCTGATCAATGCCCTGTTCCGCTCCGCGCATACGGTGAAGGGCTCGTCGCGGATGCTCAAGCTGACGCCGGTCACCGAGACGGCCCATCTTCTGGAGGATGTGCTCGGCGCCTTGCGCGAAGGCCGGGTGCGCTTCGATCGCCGTCTTGCGGGCGCGCTTTATCAAGGCGTCGATGCGATCGCGGCGCAGGTCGACAGCCTGGCCGCCACCCGCGACGCGACCGCCTTGCCGGCGCCCGCTGCGGCGCTGTGCGCCGCCCTGGCGGCTGCGGCGGCGCCCGATTCCGCATCCGACCCCGGAAATCCGCTGCAGCAGCCAGCCGGGGACGCCGCGGATGCGCCCGGCCAGGCCGGCGACGGCGGCAACGCGGAGGCCGCGCGCGGACGCCAGGCCGGGATCGATACGGTACGGATCCGGGTGGACAAGCTCGACGAGCTCATCGGCCTGATGGGCGAATTCGCTTCCTCGCAGGCGCGGGTGCGGGAGTGGGCGGCGCAGGCGCATGCGCTCGAACGCGAACTGGAACGCGGCATCGCCGATGCTTCCCGCCTGCCTGCGGTGCACGAGCGCATGCGCGCTTTTGGCCGGACGCTGCGCGACGGCGTCCGCACCCAGGACATGATGATCGGCGCCCTCCACGAGCGCACGCTGGTGATGCGCATGCTGCCGCTGGGGGTCATCTTCGATTCGATGGGGCGGATGATGCGCGATTTCGCCCGCTCGCTCGGCAAGGACGTGGAGTTCGTCGTCCGCGGCAGTGAAATCGAGCTCGACCGCCAGGTCATCGACAAGCTCTCCGATCCGCTCGTCCATCTGCTGCGCAACGCCGTCGATCACGGGTTGGAGCCGCCCGCGGCGCGGCGGCGCAGCGGCAAGGCGGAGCGGGGGCGGGTCGAACTCGTCGCGCGCCAGGACGGGGCGCATGCGGTGATCGAAGTCGCCGACGACGGTGCCGGTATCGACCTCGACGCGGTGCGCGACAAGGCGCTGGCGCGCGGGCTGATCGACGCCGGCGAGGCCGCGGCCCTGTCGGAAAAGGCGGTGATCGACCTGTTGTTCCTTCCCGGCTTTTCCACCGCCGGAATCATCACCGACGTCTCCGGGCGGGGGGTCGGGCTCGATGTGGTCAGGCAGACCCTGGCCGAGGAGCTCTCCGGCGAGATCGGGGTGCATTCCCGTCCCGGACAGGGTATGCGCTTCGTGCTGCGCCTGCCGCTGAGCCTGGCCCGGCTGCGGATGCTGCTGGTCGAGGTCGCGGGTCATCCGTTCGGCATTCCCGCGCATGGCGTGAGCGAGATCGTCCGCCGGCCGGCGGAGGCCTTGCTGAAGGTGGCCGAGCGCAGTGCGGTGATCGTGCGCAACGAGTTCGTTCCGGTCGTGGCGCTGGATGCGCTGCTCGGCTTGCCGCCGCGGCCGGCGAGCGGTGGCGGAGCGCTGCTGCTGGTGCTGAGCGTGCGTGGCGACAAGATCGCGCTGCGGGTCGATGCCCTGCTCGACGAGCGCGACATGGTGATCAAGCCGCTTCCGGCGATGCTCGCGCCGGCCCGCTTCGTCACCGGCGTGGTCGAGACCGGCAGCGGGGCACTGGCCTGCGTGCTCCATGCGCCGGCGTTGTTCGTGCATGCGCGCCATGCCGGCGCCGACGCGCCGCGCCGGGCGCCGGGCGGCGCTGCGGGGAACGCCCGCCGCCTGCTGGTGGTGGATGATTCGCTCAATACCCGTGAGCTCGAAAAGGAAGTGCTCGAAGCCCATGGCTACCTGGTCACGCTCGCCGAGGACGGGGTCGATGGCCTGGCCAAGGCGCTGGCCGAAGACTTCGACGCGGTGCTGACCGACGTCGAGATGCCGCGGATGGACGGTTTCTCGCTGACCGCGCGGCTGCGGGAGGAAGAGCGCTACCGGCACCGGCCGATCCTGATCATCACTTCCCGCGAGCGCGACGAAGACAAGCGGCGCGGCATGCAGGTCGGCGCCGACGCCTACATCGTCAAGGGCGACTTCGATCAGCGCAGCCTGGTCGAAACCCTGAAAACCCTGCTGGCCTGAACGGCCGGCGCCTGGAGATCAACCGTGCGGATCCTGATCGTGGATGACGACCCTTTTGCCGGCCAGGTGGCGGCGGCGATCCTGGAAGAACTGGGTCATGACACCATGCTGTGCGAGAATGCGCCCGATGCCGTTGGACAACTGGGAGAGGGCGGAAACGTCGACCTGATCGTGTGCGACATGAACATGCCCCTGATCAGCGGGATCGAGCTGTTCCGTGAACTACGCGCCCAGGATTGCCGCATTCCCTTCGTCCTCCTCAGCGGAGACGATCCGGCCGGCCTGCTTGCCGCCGAGCCCGGGCTCGACGCCTGCGTGCTGAAGGATGGCGATCTCGACAACAACCTTGCCCGCGCCGTCGAGCGCATCGCCCGAGCGCGGGCGGCATGACCCGAGAACACGGATGAACGCACCCACTTCCGCCGCCAAGCCGGCCGAGCGCCTGAAAAAGCTGCGCGACGATTTCGTTTCCCATCTGCCCGGGCGGATCGGGCGCATGCGCGAAGTGCTCGGCGAGAGCGCGGTGCACGGCTGCGACTGCTGCAGGAATGAAGAGCTGCAGCGCCTGTTCCACAACCTCAAGGGCTCGGCTGCGGTGTTCGGCTTCGACGGCCTGCGCGAGATCGCGCTCGAAGGCGAGATCCTGGCCAACGGCTGCGACGACAGCACGCGCTGCCGCCAGGCGCTGGGCTTTGCGGTGGACCGCCTGGAGCGGGCGGCGCTCGAGATCGCGGGGGCGCCCGCGGCGGCCGAGGGCGGGGAGTTCCTCGGCTTCAACCTCGACAATGCGGGCCTGCCTGCGGCCGTCGATGCCTGCGGCCGGCTGATCTACGTATGTGACGACGATGCCGCATCGCTCGACCAGCTGGTGACCCAGGTGGGCTGCTTCGGCTACGAAGTCCGGGGCTTTCTCGACACCGGCGCGCTCGAGCGTGCGATCGATGGCCGCCGCCCGGATTGCGTGGTGATGGATATCCACTTTCCCGACAACCGCAATTCGGGCACCGAGTTCATGGCCGCCGTCAACCGGCGCTTCGACCCGCCGCTGAACACGGTCTTCATCTCCGCGCGCGACGACTTCGAGGCCCGCCTGCATGCGGTGCGGGCCGGCGGCACGTCCTACTTCCTGAAACCGGTGCGCTCGGCCGACCTTGCCGCGGTGCTCGACGAGATCACCCACGTCCAGCCGGTCGAGCCCTACCGCATCCTGGTGATCGACGATGAGCGGGAAGTGGCGGCCTACCACTGCATGATCCTCGAGGAAGCCGGGATGATGACGACGCGCGTCTCCGACCCGCTGCGGGCGCTGGAGGTGCTGGAGGCGTTCCGCCCCGACATGGTGCTGATGGACATGTACATGCCGGGGTGCTCGGGGACCGAGCTGGCGCAGGTGATCCGCCAGGTGCCGAGCCATTTCTCGCTGCCGATCCTGTTCTTCTCCAGCGAGTCGGACCAGCGCAAGCAGCGTGCGGCGATGCGCATCGGCGCCGACGGCTTCATGGTCAAGCCGATCGACCCGGTGGCGCTGGTGTCGGAAGTCGCGATCCGCGCCGAGCGCACCCGCGCCTTGCGCGCGCTGATCGTGCGCGACAGCCTGACCGGGCTGTTCAACCATTCGACGACGCTGTACATGCTCGAGAACGCGATCGCCGCCAGCGACCGCAACCGCACCGGGCTGTGTTTCGCGCTGATCGACATCGACCACTTCAAGCGCATCAACGACAGCTACGGCCACCGCGCCGGCGACCAGGTGATCGCTTCCCTGGCGCGGATGCTGAAGCAGCACTTCCGCAACTCGGACGTGATCGGCCGCCATGGTGGCGAAGAGTTCGCGGTGATCATGCCCTATGCCGCGCTCGACATGGCGGTGGCGCGCATCGACCAGCTCCGGACCCTGTTCGAGCGTGTCGAGTTTGCCGACGGCGCCCAGGCGTTCACCTGCACCTTCAGCGCCGGGGTGGCGCAGCACGTGGCCGGCAGCAGCCTCGCGAGCCTGTTCGGCGTGGCCGACCGGGCCTTGTACGGGGCCAAGCAGGGGGGGCGCAACCGCGTCCTCGCCTCGGTGAGCGAAGCGGTGGCGGCGTGAACACGGCGACGCTCGAGCAGGTGCTCGCGCTGCGCGGGTCGGTCGCGGCGCAGATCGTCGAAGTGGACGAGCCGATGGCCAAGCTGGTGGTGTTCGAGCTCGGCGGCGACCGCTTCGCCCTGCGCGGGGAATGCGTGCGCGAGATCCTTGCCGGGATGCCGGTGTTCTTCGTCCCCGGCTGCCCGGCGCAGATCGAAGGGGTGATCAACCTGCGCGGCAGCGTGGAGTCGGTGCTGCGCATCGACGATGCGCTCGGGTTTGCGCCGGAAAAGGGCGAAGGCGCCCGGGCGATGCTGCTGGTCGAGGCCGCGGGCATCCGCAGCGCGATCCGCGTCGAGCGTGTCGTCGACGTCCGCGACGTCCTCGAAAGCGCGATCGAGCCGCCGCCCGGAGCGCTTGCCGAAGCGCTGCAAGGCGTGGTCTGCGGGATTGTCGGCGCGGCGGATGGGCCGGCGCTGCTGCTCGATCCGGCGCTCCTGTTCGCTCGCCATGGCGGCAGCGCGGAGCGCTGAGGTGGGGCCCGGGGTGCCCGGCGCCGTGCTCGACGTCGTCCTGTTCCGTTCCGGGGTGGCGCTGTGCGGCATCGAGGCCCGCCATGTGGGGGCATCACGCCACCGTGGTGCCGATGGCGACGCGCCCGCCACCATCGAGTCCGTCCTCGGCCTGGCACCGGCCCGTCCGCGCGCGCCGGTGCGTCTGGTGCTGCGCGCTGCGGGCGGGATGCGGGAAGTGCTGGCGGACGGCCCGCTCGAGCTGCTCCGCGTCGAGGTGGCCGACATCGTGCCGTTGCCGCCCCTGATCGAGGCGATGAAGCGAAGCGCCACCCTGAAGGGGCTTGCCGTCGTCGGCGACCGGGTGCTGGCCTTGTTCGGACCGGCGGACGGCGGCGCCGGGTTTTGAGTGCCCCAGGCAGCGGCTTTGCCCTTTCCGCCCCCCGCAGGGGGCCGGAAAACCTGGGGCGGCCTGGCGTTTTCTTGCGCTGCGTCACCGGTCGGTCCGACGGTGACGTTCCCGGTCGCCGGCCGGCGTTCAGGCCGGGCCGGCGGGGACCAGCTGCGGATTGCCGGTCTCGGCGTTAACCCGGTTGCGCCCGCCCGCCTTGGCGCGGTAGAGCGCCTCGTCGGCACGGCGCAGCAGGGTTTCCGGCGCCACTTCCGGCGTCGGCACCGTTGCGGCGACGCCGATGCTGACGGTCACCCTGCCGTGGGGCGACAGCACGTGCGGCAGCGCCTGTGCGGCGACAGCATGGCACAGGATGTCGGCGAGCGCGGTGGCCTTTTCGAGATCCGACTCGGCACAGATCACCGCGAATTCTTCCCCACCGTAGCGCGCGACGAGGTCTCCGGCACGCTTGACGCAGGACTGGATCGCGTGGGCGACGCGGGTCAGGCACTCGTCACCGGCCTGATGGCCGTAGTGGTCGTTGTATTTCTTGAACAGGTCGATGTCGACCATCAGGATCGCCAGCGGCTGCGCCGTGCGCAGTGCCCGGGCCCATTCGCTGTGCAGCATTTCGTCGAAGTGGCGGCGGTTGGAAATGCCGGTCAGGCCGTCGGTGAGGGACAGCATGGCGAGCTTGTGGTTGGCCGCTTCGAGCTCTTCGGTGCGCTCCCTGACCTTGTGTTCGAGGGTTTCGGTATGACGCTTGAGCTGAGCCGCCACGCAGTCCATGGCATGGAACAGGGTGGCGACTTCGCGGATCGGGCCGGGTTCGCCCGACGTCCGCTGCCAGTTGCCGCGGGCGAGCCTGGAAGAGGCTCGGCTCAAGGCTCCCAGGGGGCGTGCCACCCAGTCGGCGGCGACCAGGCCGATCATCAGGCTGAGGATCATCACCGCCAGTGCCAGGTAGAGGATGTTGCGCAGCGTGTCGCTGGCCATGGCTTCGAAGTGTGAGGTCGGCAGGATCAGGCCGATGGTCAGGGTCGGCCCCTGCGCCAGCGCGAAGCTGTGCCATTCGAAGAGGAAATTCCCGCCGTCGATCGGAATGGATGCGCTGCCTTCGGGGTGCGCGGATGCCGTGAGGGTTCGGGCGGCGGCACGGATGAGCGGGCTGTCGCTTTCCGCGAGGGGGATGCGGACGGCCTCTTCGCCGTCGAGGCGGTAGATCGGAGCCAGCGCGGAGTTCGCCAGCAACAGGCCATTGGCTTCGGCAATGAAGGCGGTCGCGCGGGTGCCGGCGGTCAGCTCGCGCAGGAACTCGCTGAGCTGGGATAGCGCCACATCGGCGGTGGCGACGCCGATGAAGCTGCCGTGCGGGTCGAACAGCGGGGCGGACATGCCGATGCCCATGGTGTCGTAGGCCCCTTCGGCGTCGTTGATCGCATAGCGGTAGGCCGGGTACCAGGCCAGACTGCCCGAATCCAGGGCGGCTTCGAACCAGGGGCGGCGCCTGGCATCGAACCGGCCCTTGCCGGTAGACATCAGGCTTGTGCTCCGGCCCGTCTGATCGGTACGGAAAATGTGCATCACGTAGTCGTCGGAGATGCGTGAGTGGAGCATCCGCAAGGCCTTGTCGGCACCGTGCGGCGGGCGGCTGGCGGCGTAGTATTCGCCGTCCGCCATGCCCATCGAAACGAAGGTGAGCAGCGGCTGTTGACGGATCTGGGAAAGGAAGCCGCGCATCAGGTCTTCGGGTTTTTCGTGCCGCAGCAGGCCGGCCCGAGCCTGCTCGATGTTGAAAGCGACGAAATGCCGCGGCACTTCGAAAAAGGCGGCTACGCGATCGTGCAGGCGGTCGCCGATTTCCCGCGCCAGCGCCTGGCTGAAGCGCTCGGTCGATTGCTGGGCAGTGCGGTAGGACACCCACCCGCCGATCGCGAGGATGGGCAGGAGCGCCAGCAGCGACGCTCCCGTCAGGAAGGCGCGGATGCCGATCCGGGTCCTTGCCGGAAGAAACGGCGGCGCCGGGTTAGCACTGCGGCCGCGCCCGAAAGCTCCGCTGCGGTATAGCAGCAGGAGCGCCAGGGTGAGGCTGATCGCGCTGCCGCCGGCATAGATACGGGTGCGGCGTGCTGCGGCCTCGGTATCGTCCGCTGGCGGGGCCGCGGCCAGTCGCCATCGGCCGCCCGCCGGCAGCGCGACGTCTACTGCGACATGGGGGCGTCGGAACAGGTCGGGGTCGCCGTGGAAGGGAGGGCCTTGTGCGCCGCTGCCCTCGCGGCCGCGGATTGCCAGGGTCAAAGGCAAGGCGGGAGAGGACAGGCCCGCGTCCTCGAGGATGCCTTCCAACTCGACGACGGAAGATACCATCCCCCAGAGCTCTCCCGGCTCGCCAGCGGTGGCGGGGTGGAAGACGGGGGTGCGTACGATCAGCCCGGGGCGCCCGCTCTGCACCAGCGACAGGGGGCCAGCAATCACGGTGGTGCGCCGCTCGATCGCGCGCCGCACCCCTTCCATCTGTTCCGGGCGCGAGTCGAAATGCATCCCCAGCACGGCTTCGTTGCCCTCGAGCGGGTGGACGAACACAACCTCCAGGCCGCGCGACACGGCGACGTTGATGATCCGCCGGTGGTCGTTGATGAGCTTTTCGGCGAGGGGTCGCAGCTTTTCTGCGGTGACGGTGCGTTCGGGGAGGATGGCTGCGGCCACATCGTGGTTCAGCTGCACCAGTGCGGACAGCGTGCGTTCAAGCTGGAATGCCGCGGCCTGGAGGCGGACTTCGATCCGGCTCGACTGCGACCGCTCGCCCAGCCGGCGGTCGTATTGTGCGATGGCTACGGTCAGCGCCGTGCCCAGGCAAAGGACCAGGAGCACGCTCGCCCATACCCTCACTCCGAGGTGACGAAAGCCCGGCACGGATCGAATCCTGTCATGTGATGACGTCCAGCATATCAGCCACCGTAGATGGAGTGAATGCGGATCGGCATCGCATGATCGCGCCCGGAATGGTGGCGCTGGGTGATCGGGGTGGAGCCGGGAGCGGTTGCCGGTCCGGAGAGCCTAGCTGGCGCGCATCCGGCGTTTGGCTTCGTGGTAAGCCTGGGCCTCGATGCTGAGGGTGGCCGTGGGGCGGGCGAGCAGGC
Proteins encoded in this window:
- a CDS encoding methyl-accepting chemotaxis protein — its product is MLSKMRVATKLTIGFGLVIVLLLAVSAISLLRMSELNGQLHVVGGQLWPRVAMLGEVRHESNTIAIALRSMMLAENGADRARSREVVMAGRQSINENLERLDQLATHPRDRELLEAIRRERARYIVGQDQLIELISNEHLPEARAYLNNALRPQLADYQSAIAAAAEFQSQSLHAGIDQAATATEAARLQVLVSAGAALVVALLAGFLIMRSLAREMGGEPGYAAKVAHRVAEGDFTAKVVLRSGDRTSLLAAMKEMVGKLSMAFGEIHAAGGALVAASEEVGTSVQQQAAMSSQMSSAVAEITSTMEEFSASSSEIAQNAAVVVDMAQQTLANSRKGAEGVRMVLERMEDIRNDNEHNLREIMALGARSKEIGRIMEIINAVADQTRLIAFNAALEASSAGEAGRRFSVVAAEIRRLADSVADSSEDVAAKVGEIQDSINRLVVTSEKSASVIVAGTEASDEAAHNLDEILETAAGTDSAAQQISLATQQQKTASTQVVVALREIVGANRHGAQSTERVVQVGKELKRLAADLFETTRRFRYGDDDGGGRRADAAAPGA
- a CDS encoding hybrid sensor histidine kinase/response regulator, translated to MAIDIGRFMDRFVEEAREHLGRLGAGVAALEAGHADAELINALFRSAHTVKGSSRMLKLTPVTETAHLLEDVLGALREGRVRFDRRLAGALYQGVDAIAAQVDSLAATRDATALPAPAAALCAALAAAAAPDSASDPGNPLQQPAGDAADAPGQAGDGGNAEAARGRQAGIDTVRIRVDKLDELIGLMGEFASSQARVREWAAQAHALERELERGIADASRLPAVHERMRAFGRTLRDGVRTQDMMIGALHERTLVMRMLPLGVIFDSMGRMMRDFARSLGKDVEFVVRGSEIELDRQVIDKLSDPLVHLLRNAVDHGLEPPAARRRSGKAERGRVELVARQDGAHAVIEVADDGAGIDLDAVRDKALARGLIDAGEAAALSEKAVIDLLFLPGFSTAGIITDVSGRGVGLDVVRQTLAEELSGEIGVHSRPGQGMRFVLRLPLSLARLRMLLVEVAGHPFGIPAHGVSEIVRRPAEALLKVAERSAVIVRNEFVPVVALDALLGLPPRPASGGGALLLVLSVRGDKIALRVDALLDERDMVIKPLPAMLAPARFVTGVVETGSGALACVLHAPALFVHARHAGADAPRRAPGGAAGNARRLLVVDDSLNTRELEKEVLEAHGYLVTLAEDGVDGLAKALAEDFDAVLTDVEMPRMDGFSLTARLREEERYRHRPILIITSRERDEDKRRGMQVGADAYIVKGDFDQRSLVETLKTLLA
- a CDS encoding CheR family methyltransferase, with product MSQAPLDAIGELIAARFGLVFEGAAGRRLASAVAARIEARQLAGAARYLALLEDDEDEQRTLAEQLTVHETYFFREAEQIRFVADTLVPRLLATGKDGMPLRILSAGCSSGEEPYSLAIALFERYRERTPELFSITAGDLSRPMLARARQAQYSEFSFRGVDAELRARYFDFAGGHYRLRPFVRAVVGFCELNLIEPAFPEGTAPFDIVFMRNVSIYFEKAVRRRILEALAGWMRPGALLVTGVAETLANDLGVFELVEEAGLFHFSRPSAPSAGGRIASAGREGVRTPDGRGRMPPFVRTPTSAPPRPPLKPGLRPAIAARPARTGPVLRARAAPPVGGAAPLDLGELIGLVHDERYEQAWPLVSVRLQADPEDHAALLLGAYISLNRQRFDEARAAALGALARDAWSVEAHYLLGLIDKWRGELTAAAEWFKKAVYLNRHCWPAHFHLGSLYAQQGEVTAARRAWRAVLQLLDAAGGGGPGIAILPVGLRPAEVRFLCERRLGGELQLSGSGG
- a CDS encoding diguanylate cyclase, with protein sequence MNAPTSAAKPAERLKKLRDDFVSHLPGRIGRMREVLGESAVHGCDCCRNEELQRLFHNLKGSAAVFGFDGLREIALEGEILANGCDDSTRCRQALGFAVDRLERAALEIAGAPAAAEGGEFLGFNLDNAGLPAAVDACGRLIYVCDDDAASLDQLVTQVGCFGYEVRGFLDTGALERAIDGRRPDCVVMDIHFPDNRNSGTEFMAAVNRRFDPPLNTVFISARDDFEARLHAVRAGGTSYFLKPVRSADLAAVLDEITHVQPVEPYRILVIDDEREVAAYHCMILEEAGMMTTRVSDPLRALEVLEAFRPDMVLMDMYMPGCSGTELAQVIRQVPSHFSLPILFFSSESDQRKQRAAMRIGADGFMVKPIDPVALVSEVAIRAERTRALRALIVRDSLTGLFNHSTTLYMLENAIAASDRNRTGLCFALIDIDHFKRINDSYGHRAGDQVIASLARMLKQHFRNSDVIGRHGGEEFAVIMPYAALDMAVARIDQLRTLFERVEFADGAQAFTCTFSAGVAQHVAGSSLASLFGVADRALYGAKQGGRNRVLASVSEAVAA
- the cheB gene encoding chemotaxis-specific protein-glutamate methyltransferase CheB — translated: MNPAALQRPLRVLVADDSAVARGVIRACLERDRSIEIVAEAGNGLQAVELAQTLRPDLVTMDLDMPVLGGLDAIERIMAHRAVPILVITSADAAAIAGEAIQRGALEVVRKPRCSEEGARDLVARIRLLAGVPVITRRFRIDPEPSAPPPGFAPHRPVPAPAGEGAKGRIVAIAASTGGPQALARILPRLPSTFRAPVVIAQHISEGFAEGMVGWLAGLCALPVVLACDGQRLEAGHVYVSPPERNLVVTAARRLALVEPSATDVHHPSCDVLLYSVAKVFGAGAIGVILSGMGRDGARGLGALRAAGGVTIAQDEASSVVFGMNRMAIEQGAVERVLPVDRIGDEILALLADRRRR
- a CDS encoding response regulator, translated to MRILIVDDDPFAGQVAAAILEELGHDTMLCENAPDAVGQLGEGGNVDLIVCDMNMPLISGIELFRELRAQDCRIPFVLLSGDDPAGLLAAEPGLDACVLKDGDLDNNLARAVERIARARAA